One stretch of Pandoraea oxalativorans DNA includes these proteins:
- a CDS encoding glutathione S-transferase C-terminal domain-containing protein — protein sequence MLTLQTFGPAFGLPDASPFVVKAEMLLKLAGVPYRTDRGGFRRAPKGKLPYIEDDGEIVADSTLIRMHIEQKYGVDFDRRLTPEQRGAAWMFEKALEDHFYWYVVQARWCDDANFAKGPASFFRSIPWPVRPLAQAMIRRKIRNTLHGQGTGRYKPEEATRILARGAQAAAQMLGDKPYFFGDTPCGADATAFAFISGALTPAFHMPLRDEIEQHPNLTAYVARMRSEFFPELA from the coding sequence CGTCGTCAAGGCGGAGATGCTGCTCAAGCTCGCCGGGGTGCCGTACCGCACCGATCGTGGCGGTTTTCGGCGTGCGCCGAAGGGCAAGCTGCCCTATATCGAGGACGATGGCGAGATCGTCGCCGACTCGACGCTGATCCGGATGCACATCGAGCAGAAGTACGGGGTCGACTTCGACAGGCGTCTGACGCCGGAGCAGCGCGGCGCGGCGTGGATGTTCGAGAAGGCGCTGGAAGATCACTTCTACTGGTATGTCGTGCAGGCACGCTGGTGCGACGACGCGAACTTCGCCAAAGGGCCTGCGTCGTTCTTCCGTTCGATTCCGTGGCCGGTGCGTCCGCTCGCGCAGGCGATGATCCGTCGCAAGATCCGCAACACGCTGCACGGGCAGGGCACCGGGCGTTACAAGCCGGAGGAAGCGACGCGGATACTGGCGCGCGGTGCGCAGGCGGCGGCGCAGATGCTGGGCGACAAGCCTTACTTCTTCGGCGACACGCCGTGCGGTGCCGATGCCACCGCGTTCGCCTTTATCTCAGGCGCGCTGACGCCAGCGTTTCATATGCCGCTGCGCGACGAGATCGAGCAACACCCGAATCTGACAGCTTACGTAGCGCGTATGCGCAGTGAGTTTTTCCCTGAGCTTGCCTGA
- a CDS encoding GGDEF domain-containing protein, whose translation MLTTSLLAITSLLSFMMLLIVGSLLRSRVAGVREWSLANVAVLVALPLFALRGVVPDFLSIPVANLTLSGGLLLYFAGCARFLGRRPHWPALGASLGVLTAAILFFYYGIDNPQLRVVIVSAYHAIWLLAVSVLILRHVPPRRQRYNYWLTAAMAAAFSVAHIVRGAIFGWTPAPGPEVFAPTLFNTIMLIIGTIVMPAMTMGAVLMIHDAMLATAEEAANRDYLTGALSRKHFDLLARQEMVRAVARGWPLSIVVIDLDHFKSINDTHGHAGGDTVLREFVKLVRDSLREGDVFGRLGGEEFAVLLPGTDTAGAIRIAERLRTQASRHLVAGPFGVCHYTLSGGVATWVERESLEALCMRADRALYAAKISGRNLVLSDVLPSDETASEAG comes from the coding sequence ATGTTGACGACGTCCCTGCTCGCGATCACCTCACTGCTCAGCTTCATGATGTTGCTGATCGTGGGTTCCCTGCTACGCTCACGCGTGGCCGGGGTTCGGGAATGGTCCCTCGCCAATGTCGCCGTTCTGGTCGCGCTGCCGCTGTTCGCATTGCGCGGCGTCGTTCCCGATTTCCTGTCGATCCCCGTTGCGAACCTGACGCTGTCGGGCGGCTTGCTGCTCTACTTCGCCGGATGCGCGCGCTTTCTCGGCCGGCGGCCGCACTGGCCCGCGCTGGGGGCGTCGCTCGGCGTACTCACGGCGGCGATCCTGTTTTTCTACTACGGTATCGACAACCCACAGCTGCGCGTGGTGATCGTCTCGGCGTATCACGCGATCTGGCTGCTGGCGGTGTCGGTGCTGATCCTGCGTCACGTGCCGCCGCGCCGTCAGCGCTACAACTACTGGCTGACGGCCGCCATGGCAGCGGCGTTCTCTGTCGCACACATCGTGCGGGGCGCGATCTTCGGATGGACGCCCGCGCCCGGTCCGGAAGTGTTCGCACCCACGCTGTTCAACACCATCATGCTCATCATCGGTACGATCGTGATGCCCGCGATGACGATGGGCGCCGTGCTGATGATTCACGATGCGATGCTCGCCACGGCAGAAGAAGCGGCCAACCGCGACTATCTGACGGGCGCGCTCTCACGCAAGCATTTCGATCTGCTCGCGCGTCAGGAGATGGTGCGTGCAGTGGCGCGCGGCTGGCCGCTGTCCATCGTCGTCATCGATCTGGATCACTTCAAGTCGATCAACGACACCCACGGCCATGCGGGTGGCGACACGGTGTTGCGTGAGTTCGTGAAACTGGTGCGCGACAGTCTGCGCGAGGGCGATGTCTTCGGGCGGCTCGGCGGCGAGGAGTTCGCGGTGCTGTTGCCCGGCACCGACACAGCGGGGGCCATTCGCATTGCCGAGCGCCTGCGCACGCAGGCGAGCCGTCATCTGGTGGCGGGGCCCTTCGGGGTGTGCCACTACACGCTGAGCGGCGGCGTGGCGACATGGGTCGAACGCGAAAGCCTCGAAGCCCTGTGCATGCGCGCCGACCGGGCGCTGTACGCCGCGAAAATCTCGGGGCGCAATCTCGTGCTCTCCGATGTGCTGCCCAGCGACGAGACGGCGTCCGAAGCGGGTTGA